From Oscillospiraceae bacterium CM, a single genomic window includes:
- a CDS encoding DUF1634 domain-containing protein produces MKKDIRGTERAIAALLQVGVLLSAAVIFAGLVLFLATGVSGYEGNAYPVDLPAIVTGLLALKPYAVILTGLFILILTPFVRVGASMIFFIQQRDKAYTIITAIVLIILLISLFLGKTE; encoded by the coding sequence TTGAAAAAAGACATCCGGGGGACAGAGCGTGCAATTGCTGCCCTGTTACAGGTAGGCGTCCTTTTAAGTGCTGCTGTTATTTTCGCCGGTCTTGTTTTATTTCTGGCAACGGGCGTGAGTGGTTATGAAGGCAATGCGTATCCGGTCGACCTGCCGGCGATTGTCACCGGCTTGCTGGCACTAAAGCCGTACGCCGTCATCCTGACGGGGCTCTTCATTCTAATCCTGACGCCGTTTGTGCGCGTCGGCGCCTCAATGATTTTCTTTATCCAGCAAAGGGATAAGGCATATACCATTATTACAGCGATCGTTTTGATCATATTGCTCATCAGTCTTTTTCTTGGTAAAACCGAATAG
- a CDS encoding nitroreductase family protein, whose product MDVFEAIKTRRSIRKYSDKPVEEEKLTSILEAGRLAPSAMNAQNWRFIVVRDREKIQKLMDASDGQSFVGQAPCVLVVCASNRRLMACGQPTDTVDAAIAMAFMILQAHALGLGTCWLGRFFADAIKKTLNIPDDVAVVAVTPLGYPAEQPAARPRKARREIVGIDTF is encoded by the coding sequence ATGGACGTTTTTGAAGCCATTAAAACAAGACGGAGTATCAGGAAATATTCGGACAAGCCCGTTGAGGAAGAGAAGCTGACGTCGATTTTAGAGGCGGGGCGTCTTGCCCCGTCGGCAATGAACGCGCAGAACTGGCGTTTTATCGTTGTGCGCGATCGGGAAAAAATTCAAAAGCTGATGGATGCATCAGACGGCCAGAGCTTTGTCGGCCAAGCGCCGTGTGTCCTTGTCGTATGTGCTTCAAACCGCCGTCTGATGGCCTGCGGCCAACCGACCGATACGGTTGACGCTGCCATAGCAATGGCCTTTATGATTCTGCAGGCGCACGCGCTCGGCCTCGGCACCTGCTGGCTCGGCCGTTTCTTTGCAGACGCAATTAAAAAAACGCTGAACATACCGGATGATGTTGCCGTGGTGGCGGTTACGCCGCTCGGATATCCGGCAGAGCAGCCTGCGGCGCGGCCACGAAAGGCACGTCGCGAAATAGTCGGCATCGATACATTTTAA